Proteins from one Panulirus ornatus isolate Po-2019 chromosome 28, ASM3632096v1, whole genome shotgun sequence genomic window:
- the LOC139757704 gene encoding cuticle protein CP575-like, with translation MKVMLIIALGLVALAAAKPGDVFDFDGDDAEHEQDGSPGHSVTGEYKWESPEGDEFVVKYIADDKGYRVLESNAVPSANGVAANGEQGDLEGDEDDDDK, from the exons ATGAAAGTTATG CTGATCATCGCCCTGGGTCTGGTCGCTCTGGCCGCCGCCAAACCCGGCGACGTCTTTGACTTCGATGGCGACGACGCCGAACACGAGCAGGATGGCTCCCCCGGCCACTCCGTCACTGGCGAGTACAA GTGGGAGAGCCCAGAGGGCGATGAGTTCGTCGTCAAATACATCGCTGACGACAAGGGCTACCGTGTCCTCGAGTCCAACGCTGTCCCTTCTGCCAACGGCGTCGCAGCTAATGGTGAGCAGGGTGACCTCGAAGGTGACGAAGATGACGATGACAAATGA